From a region of the Pseudomonas furukawaii genome:
- a CDS encoding helix-turn-helix domain-containing protein, which translates to MYNQNFSENVNWLLGARDWSKTELHKRASVSLAFVSDITAGKGNPSVDVMEKISGALGVPLPLLLLPNADLRYIVELLEALQKGHGVAGKISDTGRKPPE; encoded by the coding sequence ATGTACAACCAGAACTTTTCAGAGAACGTCAACTGGCTCCTAGGCGCCAGAGACTGGTCCAAGACCGAATTACACAAGCGCGCATCAGTTTCCCTGGCGTTTGTCTCCGACATCACCGCAGGAAAAGGAAACCCATCTGTCGATGTCATGGAGAAGATTTCAGGGGCCCTAGGTGTCCCATTGCCACTATTGCTCTTGCCTAACGCCGACCTTCGATATATCGTAGAGCTTTTAGAAGCTCTACAGAAAGGTCATGGCGTTGCAGGGAAAATCAGCGATACAGGCAGGAAGCCTCCGGAGTAG
- the trbG gene encoding P-type conjugative transfer protein TrbG yields the protein MPTQRPPKAAALSLALCLFATQGFAAESQQITFNSSPSTIVCAVLHVCDIELQPGEVITDLQAGDRARWSITPAITNVSGAEIHHLVVRPYDVGLETSVVVSTNRRTYHLLLKSDASRYMPRVTFTYPEEAQRKLESRISKELHARQKGLIPETNQYLGDLDFKYKISGDPALKPLRVYNDHLKTNIELPATATANLPTLLVTEAGRANAKSMNYSRQGNRLVVDGVFDAATLVYGSGPTKGSVTIERMEKAGSGRQGTVTAAPMLPPSATAKASAPAVSVPAPDAPLVVAAPQVERQGGGVTPGAPAAAGSVTARPTPVVAKPAAPVTPPQQVSAAPAPAATPPLASKPAAPVATPKVWEARTGSTLRATVAAWAAQEKYDVDWLPADLDYPIEAPLRFEGSFESAVSSIFRLYDKADRSFIVDGRRAQKRLIVQENLQKIIKGASQ from the coding sequence ATGCCCACTCAAAGACCCCCAAAGGCGGCGGCGCTTTCGCTCGCCCTTTGCCTCTTTGCGACTCAAGGATTCGCGGCAGAGTCGCAGCAGATCACCTTCAACAGCTCACCCTCCACGATTGTCTGCGCCGTACTCCATGTGTGCGACATCGAACTCCAACCAGGAGAAGTAATTACCGATCTGCAGGCTGGCGACCGAGCCCGCTGGAGTATCACGCCAGCAATTACCAATGTTTCTGGTGCGGAGATCCACCATCTCGTTGTTCGCCCCTACGATGTTGGTCTGGAAACATCGGTAGTTGTCAGCACCAACCGGCGGACATATCACCTCCTGCTCAAATCGGATGCCTCCCGGTATATGCCGCGCGTGACCTTTACCTATCCGGAAGAGGCTCAGCGAAAACTTGAGTCCAGGATCTCCAAGGAACTCCATGCTCGCCAAAAAGGCTTGATTCCTGAGACTAATCAGTACCTGGGCGACTTGGACTTTAAGTACAAGATCAGCGGCGACCCGGCTTTGAAACCTCTCAGGGTCTACAACGACCATCTGAAAACCAACATCGAACTTCCAGCAACCGCCACCGCGAATCTTCCTACGCTCCTGGTCACCGAGGCCGGCCGCGCAAACGCCAAATCAATGAACTATTCCCGTCAGGGCAACCGACTGGTTGTTGATGGCGTGTTCGATGCAGCCACCCTCGTCTATGGCAGCGGCCCCACGAAAGGCAGCGTCACCATCGAGCGGATGGAAAAGGCCGGCAGTGGGCGTCAGGGCACGGTCACAGCGGCCCCTATGCTGCCGCCGAGCGCAACCGCCAAGGCGAGCGCGCCGGCAGTGTCCGTTCCTGCCCCAGATGCTCCGCTCGTTGTGGCGGCGCCACAGGTCGAACGCCAGGGAGGAGGGGTCACACCAGGTGCCCCGGCAGCAGCTGGTAGCGTAACTGCGCGCCCCACTCCAGTTGTTGCCAAACCTGCAGCGCCCGTCACCCCTCCGCAGCAAGTCTCGGCAGCGCCTGCTCCGGCCGCCACTCCGCCCCTGGCGTCCAAACCTGCAGCGCCTGTCGCTACCCCGAAAGTCTGGGAGGCGCGCACCGGCTCCACGCTGCGCGCAACGGTGGCCGCCTGGGCTGCACAAGAGAAATACGACGTCGACTGGCTCCCGGCCGATCTGGACTACCCCATCGAAGCCCCTCTGCGCTTTGAGGGCAGCTTTGAGTCCGCGGTCAGTTCCATTTTCCGCCTCTACGACAAGGCAGACAGGTCTTTCATCGTCGATGGCCGCCGAGCGCAGAAACGCCTGATCGTTCAGGAAAACCTTCAGAAGATCATCAAGGGAGCCTCCCAATGA
- the pilN gene encoding PilN family type IVB pilus formation outer membrane protein: MKRHAWAFATLALTAAALTGCEIGRINDSMERVDKNADRASALTDALKNQVPAQRESVMFTDDQWVSTKPMVIKAGLPPALDCSVGYNESMSLQQFAQWASAQCSGVPVKVAPDALDNGASFMRASGQGNGQGNGGASAPPPVQAPAESISDLFPGAGGGVATGTASYGMGRRVALTYEGRLSSLLDTATGSLGLSWKYDTTSKTVKIFYLETRTFHVFSFNQGGGFTSVVKSGMTSSAGTSGSGASGMNGGGGGGVSGDSGSQQTTTTELFSTVVDDIENNVRSMLTLNRMAYSRTTGIMSITDRPDVLDRVQSYLDAENASITKNVLFNLEVIQVTLTDKDQYGIDWDLVYKSVNGKLGFGLKNTFPGIDASAVGGSVSILDTADSPWAGSKLLVQALSEQGRVSAKRSPSVTTLNLRTAPMQIGRVNGYLASSQTTQAPDVGATTALTPGSITSGFNMSLTPFVMPDNKQLLLNAAINMTDTPVFKTIESGNSSIENPDYGLQIFNQSVKLRSGQTLVLSGFDQTTENATKSGTGTASNFLFGGGGTRDTNRDLLVLMITPVIME, translated from the coding sequence ATGAAACGCCATGCTTGGGCATTCGCAACGCTCGCCCTGACCGCAGCTGCTCTAACCGGCTGCGAGATCGGTCGCATCAACGACTCGATGGAGCGGGTCGACAAGAACGCTGACCGGGCGAGCGCGCTCACCGACGCACTGAAAAACCAAGTCCCGGCGCAACGTGAGTCGGTGATGTTCACTGATGATCAATGGGTCAGCACTAAACCTATGGTGATCAAGGCCGGTCTGCCGCCGGCCTTGGACTGCAGCGTTGGATACAACGAATCCATGTCACTGCAGCAGTTCGCTCAATGGGCGAGCGCGCAGTGCAGCGGCGTGCCAGTAAAGGTTGCTCCAGACGCCCTGGACAACGGCGCGTCGTTCATGCGGGCGAGCGGTCAGGGGAACGGCCAGGGGAATGGCGGGGCTTCCGCCCCGCCACCTGTTCAGGCGCCGGCCGAATCGATTTCCGATCTTTTCCCAGGCGCTGGTGGGGGAGTGGCAACAGGCACTGCCAGCTATGGCATGGGGCGACGGGTAGCGCTGACCTATGAGGGTCGCCTTTCCAGTCTGCTGGACACCGCGACCGGGAGCCTTGGGCTCTCCTGGAAGTACGACACAACTAGCAAGACGGTCAAAATCTTCTACCTGGAGACTCGTACCTTCCACGTCTTCTCCTTCAACCAGGGAGGCGGCTTCACGTCGGTGGTTAAGTCGGGGATGACCAGCAGCGCAGGCACTTCCGGCAGCGGTGCGTCCGGCATGAACGGCGGGGGCGGCGGCGGTGTTTCCGGCGACTCGGGAAGCCAGCAAACAACCACTACCGAACTCTTTTCGACGGTGGTTGACGACATCGAGAACAACGTCCGCAGCATGCTGACGCTCAACCGGATGGCGTACTCGCGCACCACCGGCATCATGAGCATCACTGACCGCCCGGATGTCCTGGACCGCGTGCAGTCGTATCTGGATGCCGAGAACGCGAGCATCACGAAGAATGTTCTCTTCAACCTGGAGGTCATCCAGGTGACCCTCACGGACAAGGACCAGTACGGCATCGACTGGGATCTGGTCTACAAGTCCGTCAACGGAAAACTCGGGTTCGGTCTGAAGAACACTTTCCCCGGTATCGACGCATCTGCTGTCGGGGGATCTGTAAGCATCCTGGATACCGCCGACTCTCCCTGGGCGGGCTCTAAGTTGCTCGTGCAAGCGCTCTCGGAGCAGGGGCGGGTATCGGCCAAGCGCAGTCCCTCCGTTACGACGCTGAACCTTCGGACTGCGCCCATGCAGATTGGCCGTGTGAACGGCTATCTGGCATCCAGCCAAACCACGCAAGCCCCAGACGTAGGCGCCACCACAGCTCTGACTCCCGGCTCCATCACCTCGGGCTTCAATATGTCGCTGACCCCCTTTGTCATGCCCGACAACAAGCAGCTGCTGCTCAATGCTGCCATCAACATGACCGACACCCCCGTTTTCAAGACGATTGAGAGCGGGAATAGCTCCATCGAGAACCCGGACTACGGCCTGCAGATTTTCAACCAGAGCGTGAAGCTGCGCAGCGGGCAAACCCTTGTCCTGAGCGGGTTCGATCAGACCACGGAGAATGCCACCAAGAGCGGGACGGGTACGGCCAGCAACTTCCTTTTTGGCGGTGGCGGGACTCGCGACACGAATCGCGACCTGCTCGTTCTGATGATCACGCCCGTGATCATGGAGTGA
- the pilO2 gene encoding type 4b pilus protein PilO2 — MEPSSDISILRIQGKEFVSGLMWRPLSKPRGYMKEAREIGKEEGMDIVSIRLGLTMIQAGFVKKESGATKGMYSLAAALAGQIKEESWIGAFQVSEDLFALVAVHGGLIVPGCDTVGTKEEIRNLLVEKDSHRVMKFEKVYHPDDFNHRGQQIDIDELLSPSRIKKEYALKQLTFGMTRKELIITGCLFGALVAGGLGYLQWVQYQERLAREEAARQELAREQARAELEAQTGGPVQAQALEHPWAKMPGSSDFLNGCMGAINSLPLAMGGWTFDSAICTATTLETVFGRAGGSTFDQFVLATQSRFPAPPVLLEGGDRAGLGEEITLGMGGDDELLSVDEVRSRFTSHLQRLELKAEISEVQVAAPTDPQALPGQENGAVAPAPDWKQFSFTLTTPHAPEIVFSEFHLNGLRLTEIATTRSGSMLSWTVKGDIYAR; from the coding sequence ATGGAGCCGAGTAGCGACATCAGCATCCTCCGCATCCAGGGCAAGGAGTTCGTTTCCGGCCTGATGTGGCGTCCGCTTTCCAAGCCGCGTGGCTACATGAAGGAAGCTCGGGAAATCGGCAAAGAAGAGGGGATGGACATCGTATCCATCCGCCTCGGCCTGACGATGATCCAAGCCGGTTTCGTGAAGAAGGAGAGCGGCGCGACAAAGGGCATGTACAGCCTCGCGGCGGCGTTGGCTGGGCAGATCAAGGAAGAATCCTGGATTGGTGCGTTCCAGGTGTCCGAGGACCTATTTGCCCTGGTGGCCGTCCACGGCGGCCTAATTGTTCCTGGCTGCGACACGGTGGGAACCAAGGAGGAGATCCGCAACCTCCTGGTGGAGAAAGACAGCCACCGGGTGATGAAGTTTGAAAAGGTCTATCACCCGGACGATTTCAACCATCGCGGCCAGCAAATCGACATTGATGAGCTGCTGTCACCCAGTCGCATCAAGAAGGAATATGCGCTCAAACAGCTGACGTTCGGGATGACCCGAAAGGAGCTGATCATCACGGGCTGCCTGTTCGGAGCATTGGTCGCAGGGGGCCTCGGTTACCTGCAGTGGGTGCAGTACCAGGAGCGATTGGCCCGCGAAGAAGCGGCCCGCCAGGAACTGGCCCGCGAGCAAGCTCGGGCCGAACTGGAAGCGCAGACCGGGGGCCCAGTGCAAGCACAAGCCCTGGAGCATCCGTGGGCGAAGATGCCCGGCTCGTCCGACTTCCTGAACGGCTGCATGGGCGCGATCAACTCGCTCCCTCTCGCCATGGGCGGATGGACCTTCGATTCCGCAATCTGCACCGCGACCACGCTTGAAACGGTGTTCGGCAGGGCAGGGGGCAGCACCTTTGATCAATTTGTCTTGGCCACCCAAAGCCGGTTCCCAGCTCCTCCAGTGCTGCTGGAGGGCGGCGACCGCGCAGGCCTGGGCGAAGAGATCACGCTAGGCATGGGCGGGGATGACGAACTGCTGTCGGTTGATGAGGTGCGCTCCCGATTCACCTCTCACCTGCAGCGACTGGAGCTGAAAGCGGAGATCAGCGAAGTGCAGGTCGCTGCGCCGACCGACCCGCAAGCCCTGCCTGGACAAGAGAACGGGGCAGTCGCTCCGGCTCCTGACTGGAAACAGTTCAGTTTCACCCTGACCACCCCGCACGCGCCGGAGATTGTTTTCTCCGAGTTCCACCTGAACGGCCTGCGCCTTACCGAAATCGCCACCACCCGCTCTGGCTCCATGCTCAGCTGGACCGTCAAGGGAGACATCTATGCCCGCTAA
- the pilP gene encoding type IV pilus biogenesis protein PilP: protein MPANSRFICTLPLLVAMAAVAEESPLPTVGDLSRVQAETIMYEAKSKRAAAKASMQENQMKAGDDPMAQSNSAPPVVASDLPTVTGVSGVSGRLVATFRYPNGGTASASSGTEIAGGFVVSEVSLNRVVLTKGDRRFPLQSGVVTQQPTQQQPLLPGQFPTLSQPPVAIPAQ, encoded by the coding sequence ATGCCCGCTAATTCCCGCTTTATCTGCACCCTGCCACTCCTGGTCGCCATGGCGGCTGTGGCTGAGGAAAGTCCTTTGCCGACGGTAGGCGACCTGTCTCGCGTTCAAGCCGAAACGATCATGTATGAGGCCAAATCCAAGCGCGCTGCCGCTAAGGCCTCCATGCAGGAGAACCAAATGAAAGCCGGGGATGATCCGATGGCTCAAAGCAACTCGGCACCGCCCGTGGTGGCATCGGATCTGCCCACGGTTACAGGGGTTTCCGGGGTTTCCGGCCGTCTGGTGGCCACGTTCCGCTACCCCAACGGCGGCACCGCGTCCGCAAGCTCTGGCACCGAGATTGCGGGCGGCTTCGTCGTGTCTGAGGTGAGCCTGAATCGTGTGGTGTTGACCAAGGGTGATCGGCGTTTCCCGCTGCAGAGTGGCGTTGTTACCCAGCAGCCGACCCAGCAGCAGCCGCTACTGCCGGGGCAGTTCCCAACCCTCTCGCAACCGCCAGTTGCCATCCCGGCACAGTAG
- a CDS encoding GspE/PulE family protein, translated as MTSAPAAAVPRVALTAEGERFGNINPELRQLICLTDDDVLHIVDGYEADPFVLAFQDTVRRAGIKAELASVTPEQLKELYQGITSAINLGFGRSSQESASKRQREVVQILKLATQSGASDIHFFPTPNGHQLRFRVHGELDTIKSFAGGDGLALLSTIYTSMCESVDPNYRPEVSQDGRLQSEFVKECGLFGARIATRPTLNGPWMAVRLLYDSGEVIPLERMGYLDEQIDLLTRLIHRTEGMVLLSGTTGSGKSTALQTLLSMLLKFNNFAINLATVEDPVEYRIEGANQTPLLGEWADAITNLMRMDPDVLMLGEIRDLLSAIAAFQAANTGHGAWSTVHTSTAAACIQRLHDLGVEDSLLMDPSLVKGLVNQSLTRVLCPDCKLPYLENCGRLTRDLQHRIQKRCIPEHVYLKGAGCARCKGRGVVGRTAIAEIILPDLRFMRTFREKGKAEAQAFWVHSLGGITKNAHLIHRINEGIVDPLLGEKDVCQLDEDVMTIGGRQ; from the coding sequence ATGACCAGCGCACCTGCAGCAGCAGTCCCCCGCGTGGCCCTGACAGCCGAAGGGGAGCGGTTCGGGAACATCAACCCGGAACTGCGCCAACTGATATGCCTGACCGACGACGACGTGTTGCACATCGTTGATGGATATGAAGCTGACCCTTTCGTCCTGGCGTTCCAAGACACAGTACGACGCGCGGGCATCAAGGCAGAACTGGCCTCCGTGACGCCTGAGCAGCTGAAAGAGCTGTACCAGGGCATCACCAGTGCCATCAATCTCGGCTTTGGCCGTAGCAGTCAGGAAAGTGCGTCTAAACGCCAGAGGGAAGTGGTCCAGATCCTGAAACTGGCCACGCAGAGCGGCGCTAGCGACATTCACTTTTTCCCGACCCCCAATGGCCACCAGCTCCGCTTCCGGGTTCATGGCGAGCTGGACACCATCAAGTCGTTCGCGGGCGGTGACGGCTTGGCGCTTCTGTCGACGATCTACACCTCCATGTGTGAATCGGTCGATCCGAACTATCGCCCCGAGGTGAGCCAGGACGGCCGCCTGCAGAGTGAGTTCGTGAAAGAGTGCGGATTGTTCGGTGCCCGGATCGCAACCCGTCCGACGTTGAACGGCCCCTGGATGGCGGTCCGCCTGCTGTACGACAGCGGCGAAGTCATCCCCCTGGAGCGCATGGGCTACCTGGACGAACAGATCGACCTGCTGACTCGCCTCATCCATCGGACCGAGGGGATGGTCCTACTTTCCGGGACCACCGGCTCCGGCAAGTCGACGGCACTGCAGACGCTCCTGTCGATGTTGCTCAAGTTCAACAATTTCGCCATTAACCTCGCCACGGTGGAGGATCCGGTGGAGTACCGGATTGAAGGCGCCAATCAGACCCCGCTGCTGGGCGAATGGGCCGACGCAATCACTAACCTGATGCGTATGGATCCCGATGTCTTGATGCTGGGAGAGATCCGTGACCTGCTCTCCGCCATCGCTGCATTCCAGGCTGCCAACACCGGGCACGGGGCATGGTCGACTGTCCACACCAGCACGGCGGCGGCGTGCATCCAACGCCTCCACGACCTGGGCGTAGAAGACAGCCTGCTGATGGACCCGTCTCTGGTGAAGGGACTGGTAAATCAGTCCCTTACCCGCGTTCTCTGCCCAGATTGCAAGCTGCCGTACTTGGAAAACTGCGGACGCCTCACCCGTGACCTTCAGCATCGAATTCAAAAGCGGTGCATCCCTGAGCATGTCTACCTGAAAGGGGCCGGCTGTGCCCGCTGCAAAGGTCGCGGCGTCGTCGGTCGCACGGCCATCGCGGAGATCATTCTGCCGGATCTCCGTTTCATGCGGACGTTCCGGGAGAAGGGGAAGGCAGAGGCACAAGCCTTCTGGGTTCACAGCCTGGGGGGAATAACCAAGAACGCTCATCTGATCCATCGCATCAACGAAGGCATTGTGGACCCGCTCCTGGGCGAGAAGGACGTATGCCAACTGGATGAGGACGTGATGACCATTGGGGGCCGCCAATGA
- a CDS encoding type II secretion system F family protein, with the protein MIHDAFASFEEWLVRLQFGGASRIKFYEAMRNLVENQVSANDALKELYGVWSKNGKTPRAALAIITQDLLVQLANGTRLSKALSRWAPYEEVSLIAAGEQAGRLVAAFDDVERVITAKMEIRGAIASALAYPTFLCIPLSVLLYIISMQVVPKMARFSDPETWQGSAYLLHLLAYFVTNFGIAFLCLLAAFVVALIYSLPRLCGGPRILLDRAPFFTTYRMVHGSTFLLNLAVMMRANIPTHDALVLLHQYANPWLQERLNGALYGLRQGVNLGVALENAGHNFPDQEAIQFIRILASREGFANSINKYSERWLQASIKRIKVMAGLSYNVMLILIGLVMTLVVVGTQELQSGMDRTANQAVQNVR; encoded by the coding sequence ATGATTCATGACGCCTTCGCCAGTTTTGAAGAATGGCTGGTCCGCCTGCAGTTCGGCGGCGCAAGCAGGATCAAATTCTATGAAGCCATGCGCAACCTGGTCGAAAACCAGGTTAGCGCGAACGATGCCCTGAAAGAGCTGTATGGCGTCTGGAGCAAGAACGGCAAAACGCCGCGAGCAGCGCTGGCCATCATCACCCAAGACCTCCTGGTGCAGTTGGCCAACGGCACAAGGCTGAGCAAAGCCCTGTCCCGCTGGGCCCCCTATGAAGAAGTTTCTCTGATTGCTGCAGGCGAGCAGGCCGGGCGACTGGTCGCGGCATTCGACGACGTGGAGCGCGTCATCACCGCCAAGATGGAGATCCGGGGTGCTATCGCCTCCGCGTTGGCCTACCCGACGTTCCTCTGCATCCCGCTCTCGGTGCTGCTGTACATCATCTCGATGCAAGTCGTGCCGAAGATGGCGCGTTTCTCTGACCCCGAGACGTGGCAGGGGTCAGCCTACCTGCTCCATCTCCTGGCGTACTTCGTAACGAACTTCGGGATTGCCTTCCTGTGCCTTCTCGCGGCGTTCGTCGTAGCGCTGATCTACTCACTGCCCCGACTGTGCGGCGGTCCCCGGATCCTGCTAGACCGCGCTCCGTTCTTTACGACCTATCGGATGGTTCATGGCTCAACATTCCTGCTCAACCTCGCAGTGATGATGCGGGCAAACATCCCCACCCACGATGCCCTGGTCCTACTGCATCAGTACGCTAACCCGTGGCTCCAGGAGCGGCTGAATGGCGCTCTGTATGGTCTTCGGCAGGGTGTCAACCTGGGCGTGGCCCTGGAAAACGCGGGTCATAACTTCCCCGACCAGGAAGCGATTCAGTTCATCCGCATCCTGGCTTCTCGTGAAGGCTTCGCCAATTCCATCAACAAGTATTCGGAGCGCTGGCTGCAGGCCAGCATCAAGCGAATCAAGGTAATGGCCGGGCTCTCCTACAACGTGATGCTGATCCTCATCGGGCTGGTGATGACTCTGGTAGTTGTCGGCACCCAAGAACTGCAGTCCGGCATGGACCGCACCGCAAACCAAGCTGTTCAAAACGTTCGCTAA
- a CDS encoding type 4 pilus major pilin gives MYKLSSIKTQFSRKQRGFGALEVMIGLMIGTLVLIGAVVWYQKLSNSSNNGDELENLSSLITSVRHLKTSSGYGANGTNLVPILNNAGGIPDNMGFNAGVPLNAWGGNVTIVSTGLGFTVTYAGLPAENCIFLATKGASSSTMTTRINGGAAITGEVTAAAANTGCNAATNTLAWTAR, from the coding sequence ATGTACAAACTGTCCTCCATCAAAACTCAGTTCTCCCGTAAACAGCGCGGCTTCGGCGCCCTGGAGGTGATGATTGGCCTCATGATCGGTACGCTCGTTCTGATCGGCGCCGTGGTCTGGTATCAGAAGCTGAGCAACAGTTCCAACAATGGGGATGAACTGGAAAACCTGTCCTCGCTGATCACCAGCGTCCGCCATCTGAAGACCAGCAGCGGGTATGGCGCCAACGGCACTAACCTCGTACCGATCCTGAACAACGCTGGCGGGATCCCGGACAACATGGGTTTCAACGCTGGCGTCCCGCTTAACGCCTGGGGCGGTAACGTAACCATCGTCTCCACCGGCCTCGGCTTCACGGTTACCTACGCGGGTCTGCCGGCCGAGAACTGCATTTTCCTGGCTACCAAAGGGGCGAGCAGCTCCACCATGACCACCCGCATCAACGGCGGCGCGGCCATCACTGGTGAAGTGACTGCAGCTGCGGCCAACACCGGCTGCAACGCTGCGACCAACACCCTGGCTTGGACCGCCCGCTAA
- a CDS encoding ATPase, T2SS/T4P/T4SS family: MSQQKGPLTGSDFVDLYIGEDFADVKGLAGASSSRVAAPSDWAEEVDALRDLCKARHQETGIPEFSVIHLDVVYRVTHLDGIGRGGVFVLRKSNAQLRDPRGIGIPKYAVDALLDPTATGLVLITGGMGVGKTTTGASFVVERLKLFGGMALAIEDPTETNINGVHGEGRCIAISASRYNGGYKEHLVRGLRSGVDFFFIGEIRDEETAFEALKAGTNGKLIFATLHASNITTALERMITLASQYSKTAAETLSESLLAVIWQNLEETPKQGGGTFKRFTSSSLVLSGEDAYASKEKIRRNELGGIDGDVERQAARAIWGRD, encoded by the coding sequence ATGAGCCAGCAGAAAGGCCCACTGACCGGCAGTGATTTCGTGGACCTGTACATCGGCGAAGATTTCGCCGATGTCAAAGGCCTTGCGGGGGCGTCAAGCTCCCGCGTGGCCGCTCCCAGTGACTGGGCCGAAGAAGTCGATGCCCTGCGGGATCTCTGCAAGGCACGGCACCAGGAAACCGGCATTCCCGAGTTCTCGGTAATTCATCTGGATGTGGTTTACCGGGTCACGCACCTGGATGGAATTGGAAGGGGAGGGGTCTTTGTCCTCCGAAAGTCGAATGCACAGCTGCGGGATCCCCGAGGGATTGGGATCCCGAAGTATGCGGTCGATGCGCTCCTGGATCCGACCGCGACCGGCCTCGTGCTGATCACTGGCGGGATGGGGGTCGGCAAGACCACCACCGGGGCTTCCTTCGTGGTGGAGCGTCTGAAGCTCTTTGGGGGTATGGCACTGGCCATTGAGGATCCCACTGAAACCAACATCAACGGGGTCCACGGTGAAGGCCGCTGCATCGCCATCAGCGCCTCGCGATACAACGGTGGCTACAAAGAGCATCTGGTGCGGGGCCTGCGGTCCGGGGTCGATTTCTTCTTTATCGGGGAGATCCGCGACGAAGAAACGGCCTTTGAAGCACTGAAGGCCGGAACCAACGGAAAACTTATCTTCGCAACGCTGCACGCCAGCAATATCACAACGGCCCTGGAACGGATGATCACGCTGGCCTCCCAGTACAGCAAGACCGCTGCCGAGACTCTTTCCGAAAGCCTCCTCGCTGTCATCTGGCAGAACCTGGAGGAAACCCCGAAACAAGGTGGCGGCACCTTCAAGCGCTTCACGTCCAGCTCCCTCGTCTTGTCGGGCGAGGACGCTTATGCGAGCAAGGAGAAGATCCGGCGGAACGAGCTGGGCGGCATAGACGGCGATGTAGAACGGCAAGCGGCTCGCGCTATCTGGGGCCGGGACTAG
- the pilV gene encoding shufflon system plasmid conjugative transfer pilus tip adhesin PilV, with amino-acid sequence MKYQRGFGALEVMICLIIGALATVAGARVYTSYLDRQVNRSAGEQMGIVADAAAKYIKDNYAAITAVATPAAPAVITTAMLRATGYLPAGFSDTNVYGQDYRILALEPTANKLQTLIVTVNGDVIREMHLLEISKLMGAKGGYISSTNTAVAFGSFGGWQTALAPYGVAPGAGHLATALFFDDGAMVTDYLYRSAVPGQPQLNRMNTSIDMGNNDLNNTDAVNANTVNANTANVSGNTSTAGETYTGGWFRGRGDGLIYNEKWNGGWYMADPQWMRSYADKGIYTGGAMLGGTLQSTGRTTVGEYLHVAGVATAGVGCAPNGLEARDSTGLPLYCQSGLWKTVGISGGSISFDGTYLGSMSNYNSTGKPMFVSAYGGYGSGGTCGNRYQMSASVYSVPLGGWIAVAGSSHTYDVGSKSESIGFMVPAGSTYTISSAPYACGAGVIHVSEFVF; translated from the coding sequence ATGAAGTACCAACGAGGTTTTGGGGCATTGGAGGTAATGATCTGCCTGATCATCGGCGCCCTGGCCACCGTCGCAGGGGCCAGGGTCTACACCAGTTACCTGGATCGTCAGGTAAACCGGAGCGCTGGCGAGCAAATGGGGATCGTGGCCGACGCCGCTGCCAAGTACATCAAGGACAACTATGCAGCGATCACCGCAGTCGCCACCCCAGCCGCCCCGGCCGTGATCACAACGGCGATGCTGCGCGCGACGGGCTACCTTCCCGCCGGATTCAGCGATACCAACGTCTACGGCCAGGATTACCGGATCCTTGCGCTGGAGCCGACCGCGAACAAGCTCCAAACCCTCATCGTTACCGTGAACGGAGATGTCATCAGGGAAATGCACCTGCTGGAAATCTCCAAACTGATGGGTGCCAAGGGCGGCTATATCTCCTCGACTAACACGGCAGTGGCGTTCGGTAGTTTCGGCGGTTGGCAGACCGCTCTGGCTCCCTACGGCGTTGCTCCAGGTGCAGGCCACCTCGCGACAGCTTTGTTCTTCGACGATGGCGCCATGGTCACTGACTACCTGTACCGGAGCGCTGTTCCTGGGCAGCCCCAGCTGAACCGCATGAACACCAGCATCGACATGGGGAACAACGACCTCAACAACACCGATGCTGTGAACGCCAATACCGTGAATGCCAATACCGCGAACGTGAGTGGCAACACCTCGACCGCTGGGGAAACCTACACCGGAGGATGGTTTCGTGGACGCGGCGACGGCCTGATCTACAACGAGAAATGGAATGGGGGTTGGTACATGGCCGACCCGCAGTGGATGCGCTCTTACGCCGACAAAGGCATCTACACGGGCGGCGCAATGCTTGGCGGCACCCTCCAATCCACCGGCCGAACCACCGTAGGTGAGTATCTGCATGTCGCAGGGGTTGCGACCGCAGGAGTGGGCTGCGCTCCGAACGGACTGGAAGCTCGCGACTCCACGGGCTTGCCACTATATTGCCAATCCGGTCTTTGGAAGACCGTGGGCATTTCAGGCGGAAGCATAAGTTTCGATGGGACTTACTTGGGGTCAATGTCGAACTACAACTCGACAGGGAAGCCCATGTTTGTGAGCGCCTACGGGGGGTATGGCTCTGGCGGCACTTGCGGCAACAGATATCAGATGAGTGCTTCCGTCTATTCGGTGCCTCTCGGTGGCTGGATAGCCGTCGCCGGCTCTTCTCATACCTATGATGTGGGCAGCAAATCTGAGTCCATCGGGTTCATGGTGCCTGCCGGCAGTACATACACCATTTCCTCCGCGCCTTACGCCTGCGGTGCTGGCGTGATCCATGTAAGTGAGTTCGTTTTCTAG